A genomic region of Palaemon carinicauda isolate YSFRI2023 chromosome 22, ASM3689809v2, whole genome shotgun sequence contains the following coding sequences:
- the LOC137615829 gene encoding diuretic hormone receptor-like, with translation MAARLEENYTSFVLITKLRSANNVETQRYRKATKALLVLIPLLGLTYMLLIALPKELEHVQAILLSTQGFWVAVFFCFLNSEVQNSLRHHIERWKTERGFVDTRSASIRHARDGSPRPKTGCSSYGRRLFGGKRESMCSEVTIMTSFATNGCNTLQPGPHHLNPRNSTASLPQSSCASTLEAKSPIKDSVL, from the exons GTACTGATTACGAAGCTTCGCTCTGCCAACAACGTAGAGACCCAGAGATATCGAAAGGCTACGAAGGCGCTGCTGGTGCTCATTCCCCTTTTAGGTCTGACCTACATGCTGCTCATCGCCCTGCCCAAGGAACTCGAGCACGTCCAGGCAATACTACTCTCCACGCAG GGTTTCTGGGTGGCGGTGTTCTTCTGCTTCCTGAACAGCGAGGTGCAAAACAGCCTCCGCCACCACATAGAGAGATGGAAGACGGAAAGAGGCTTCGTCGATACGCGCAGTGCCTCAATCAGACACGCCAGGGATGGTTCTCCTCGACCCAAAACGGGATGCTCCAG TTATGGCCGCAGACTATTCGGAGGAAAGAGGGAGTCCATGTGCTCCGAGGTAACCATCATGACCAGCTTTGCTACCAACGGATGCAACACCCTCCAACCAGGGCCACACCATCTCAACCCTCGGAACTCAACGGCCAGTTTGCCTCAGTCTTCTTGTGCCAGTACACTGGAGGCCAAGTCCCCCATTAAAGATTCGGTGCTCTAA